In Thermocrinis minervae, a single genomic region encodes these proteins:
- the nuoL gene encoding NADH-quinone oxidoreductase subunit L has product MEHALILFSPLVSFVLVGLLGRRIGDLASAILTILGGAFAFIFSLQALPKALQNPIHIKLYEFLPLGNYTLSLGIYLDALSSITTSVVTFVATLIFIYSIGYMENLFGQWTYKFYAYLSLFLFAMLLIVLSDNLLGIFVGWEGVGLASYLLIGYFHTQKKATNASLEAFVLNRIGDWFFIFGVIFAFYLFGSLELPEIFQKTQSVDKNLLGLCALLLFGGSVGKSGQLPLHTWLPNAMAGPTPVSALLHAATMVAAGVYLVARVYPVFESAPESLKVVLVVGSLTALFAALAATSHTDIKKIIAFSTMSQLGLMYVALGVGNKVAAMFHLTTHAFFKALLFLAAGSVIHSFHHKVHDIYEVGALKRYMPVTYGMFLVGALALAGVFPLSGFWSKDMILASAYGMSFALGVLVSFVSLLTAYYIFREFFVMFYGEERSEEEPHESPPVMLVPMLVLAVFAVFAGFAHGVYSELFGHKEELHLNIALISTFVALTGIALAYMVFVRRSPDPEKLYQALKPLHTTLKEQFFTEKLYHKVLAAGYMNLSKGLFLVVDRVMIDGFINLLKHVFLKGTRFLWMKLDIKVVDLLVNGLAKLAFKTGNKTRNIQTGLLNNYVTFLLVGIIIILAVIILSLR; this is encoded by the coding sequence ATGGAGCATGCTCTCATTCTTTTTTCACCTTTAGTTAGCTTTGTATTGGTAGGTTTATTAGGGAGGAGGATAGGAGACCTTGCCTCTGCTATCCTGACTATACTGGGTGGTGCCTTCGCCTTCATCTTCTCACTGCAAGCTCTCCCTAAAGCCCTCCAAAACCCTATACACATAAAACTCTACGAATTTTTACCCCTAGGAAACTACACCCTCTCACTAGGCATATACCTGGATGCCCTCTCCTCCATAACCACTTCCGTGGTCACCTTCGTGGCTACCCTGATATTCATCTACTCCATAGGCTACATGGAAAACCTCTTCGGCCAATGGACCTACAAGTTCTACGCTTACCTGTCTCTGTTCCTATTTGCTATGCTACTTATAGTCCTCTCTGACAACCTCCTTGGTATCTTCGTAGGTTGGGAAGGTGTTGGCCTTGCTTCCTACCTACTCATAGGCTACTTCCACACTCAAAAGAAGGCTACAAACGCCTCCTTGGAGGCCTTCGTCCTAAACAGAATAGGCGACTGGTTCTTTATCTTCGGTGTTATATTTGCCTTCTACCTGTTTGGAAGCCTTGAGCTTCCTGAAATATTCCAAAAGACTCAGTCTGTGGACAAGAACCTACTTGGTCTGTGTGCCTTGCTTCTGTTTGGTGGATCTGTGGGTAAGTCTGGTCAGTTGCCTCTTCATACATGGCTCCCTAATGCTATGGCTGGCCCCACACCTGTCTCTGCCCTGCTCCACGCTGCTACTATGGTCGCCGCCGGTGTGTACCTGGTGGCTAGGGTCTACCCTGTCTTCGAGAGTGCTCCCGAAAGCCTCAAAGTGGTACTCGTGGTGGGTAGTCTAACCGCCCTCTTCGCAGCCCTTGCAGCTACCTCACACACAGACATAAAGAAGATAATAGCCTTCTCTACTATGAGTCAGCTTGGTCTTATGTACGTTGCTCTTGGTGTGGGTAATAAAGTTGCAGCTATGTTCCACCTTACTACCCACGCCTTCTTCAAAGCTCTACTCTTCTTGGCTGCTGGCTCTGTTATACATTCCTTCCACCACAAGGTTCACGACATATACGAGGTGGGTGCGTTAAAAAGGTACATGCCTGTGACGTATGGTATGTTCTTGGTTGGTGCATTGGCCCTTGCTGGAGTATTCCCTCTGTCTGGTTTTTGGAGCAAGGATATGATACTGGCAAGCGCATACGGTATGTCCTTTGCCCTTGGTGTACTCGTGAGTTTTGTAAGCCTCCTTACGGCTTACTACATATTCAGGGAGTTTTTTGTGATGTTTTATGGAGAAGAAAGGAGTGAGGAGGAACCTCATGAGAGTCCTCCTGTGATGTTGGTTCCTATGCTTGTGCTTGCTGTGTTTGCTGTGTTTGCAGGTTTTGCTCATGGTGTGTATTCTGAGTTGTTTGGTCATAAAGAGGAGCTTCACCTAAACATAGCCCTTATCTCCACCTTTGTAGCTTTAACTGGTATAGCGTTGGCCTACATGGTTTTTGTCAGGAGAAGCCCAGACCCTGAAAAACTCTACCAAGCCCTTAAACCCTTACACACTACATTAAAAGAACAGTTCTTCACCGAAAAACTCTACCACAAAGTGCTGGCCGCAGGTTATATGAACCTTTCTAAAGGCCTCTTCCTAGTTGTTGATAGAGTAATGATAGATGGGTTTATAAACCTGCTGAAACACGTGTTCTTAAAAGGTACCAGGTTCCTATGGATGAAACTTGACATAAAGGTTGTAGACCTTTTAGTCAACGGACTTGCAAAGCTTGCTTTTAAAACAGGTAACAAAACCCGAAACATACAAACAGGCTTGCTAAACAACTACGTTACCTTTCTACTCGTAGGTATAATTATCATACTTGCTGTAATAATACTGTCTCTGAGGTAA
- a CDS encoding NADH-quinone oxidoreductase subunit A, which produces MEYLGLLVFFFIMLGLALVLISLNYLLGPKTPDPMEDYPYECGVPLYDKSAQNTFHQGYYLLGLMLLLFDIEAAFLFPWAVVYKNLGFLGFTEMVIFILILTYGLLYAWRTGALDWQFEEERID; this is translated from the coding sequence ATGGAGTACCTTGGTTTACTTGTCTTCTTTTTCATAATGCTAGGTTTGGCCCTTGTGCTTATCTCCTTGAACTACCTTCTAGGTCCTAAAACTCCCGATCCTATGGAAGACTACCCTTATGAGTGTGGCGTTCCCCTCTACGACAAGAGTGCTCAAAATACCTTCCATCAAGGCTATTACCTTCTGGGCCTTATGCTCCTTCTCTTTGATATAGAAGCAGCCTTTCTCTTCCCTTGGGCTGTAGTTTACAAGAATCTAGGCTTCTTAGGCTTTACTGAGATGGTAATATTTATACTCATACTGACCTACGGTCTTCTCTACGCCTGGAGAACCGGTGCCCTAGATTGGCAGTTTGAGGAGGAAAGAATTGACTAA
- the nuoK gene encoding NADH-quinone oxidoreductase subunit NuoK, which yields MTIEKAYILISIFLFLLGFLGVIIRKNLITILLSTELMLNGTNLALVVMDRMVGATEGQVFALFVLTVAAAEVAVGLGLVVAIFRLKGYEGSSEITYLRE from the coding sequence GTGACTATAGAGAAAGCTTATATACTTATAAGCATTTTTTTATTCCTGTTGGGCTTCCTCGGTGTTATCATAAGGAAGAACCTTATAACCATACTACTCAGTACTGAACTTATGCTAAATGGGACTAACTTGGCTTTGGTTGTCATGGATAGGATGGTAGGTGCTACAGAAGGGCAGGTTTTTGCTCTGTTTGTGCTAACAGTTGCGGCCGCTGAGGTAGCTGTAGGCTTGGGACTAGTGGTAGCTATCTTTAGGTTGAAAGGTTATGAAGGTTCTTCCGAGATAACGTACCTGAGGGAGTAG
- a CDS encoding complex I subunit 4 family protein has translation MEKVYATFPYLSISMLIPLIGALVLLKLKETYSKWIALTFSALTFGLSLIVLLNFDFSDTSRVQFYEEYNILPELNIKFSLGLDGLSLLMYMLTTLVSLTAIMWSIRDVQVQRRLKEYYLWFLLTESFLVAVFSSWDLIVFYVFYELVLVPMFFVIGIWGYKLRLYSAYKFFIYIFVSSLFLLLGIVSLAVEHKKQFGTYSFSYFDLMKNHYDLYFGIFLFLLFFIAFAVKTPIVPFHTWLPDAHGEAPTAGSVVLAAILLKMGTYALLRFNVGLFPEVTKLLSPYLVLWGIATTVFASWFTISQNNIKRFVAYSSVSHMGFVVTGMFLLNLSGMKASVTEMFAHGLTSSALFMMAGFIYNRLHTFNMEYLKGSVKFMPLFAVLVVITGFSSMGLPGGSSFWGKFLTIVGAREWSTVWALLVVTGAFFSAIYILYMLKTLYLDTKEESRLIHFTDIRGFKLAAFLSVVLLMPVVGLFPSLIFGFFDHVVKKILLLVGGSP, from the coding sequence ATGGAAAAGGTGTATGCAACGTTTCCATACCTGTCTATCAGTATGCTGATACCATTGATTGGAGCACTTGTATTACTTAAGCTGAAAGAAACTTATTCTAAATGGATAGCGCTTACCTTTTCTGCTTTGACTTTTGGTCTTTCTCTTATAGTTCTCCTTAACTTTGACTTCTCCGATACGTCTAGGGTACAGTTCTACGAAGAGTACAACATACTACCCGAGCTAAACATAAAGTTTTCTCTAGGCCTTGATGGCCTTTCGCTGTTAATGTACATGCTCACTACCCTAGTTTCTTTGACAGCTATCATGTGGTCCATAAGAGATGTTCAAGTTCAGAGAAGACTAAAGGAATATTACCTGTGGTTTTTACTTACAGAGTCCTTTCTTGTGGCTGTGTTCTCGAGCTGGGACCTTATCGTCTTTTACGTTTTCTACGAGCTTGTACTCGTTCCCATGTTCTTTGTGATAGGAATATGGGGCTACAAGCTAAGACTTTATTCAGCTTATAAATTCTTTATATACATTTTTGTTTCATCCCTGTTTTTGCTCTTAGGAATAGTAAGCCTTGCGGTAGAGCATAAAAAACAGTTTGGTACTTATTCGTTTAGCTACTTTGATTTGATGAAAAATCACTATGATCTTTACTTTGGTATATTCCTGTTTCTTCTATTCTTTATAGCCTTTGCAGTCAAAACACCTATAGTGCCTTTCCATACATGGCTTCCTGATGCTCATGGTGAAGCACCAACGGCTGGTTCCGTAGTTCTTGCTGCCATACTTCTAAAGATGGGTACATACGCACTCCTGAGGTTTAACGTAGGATTGTTCCCGGAAGTAACTAAACTACTTTCTCCGTACCTAGTGCTTTGGGGTATAGCTACCACAGTCTTCGCTTCCTGGTTTACCATAAGTCAGAACAACATAAAGAGATTTGTGGCTTACTCTTCTGTAAGCCATATGGGTTTTGTTGTGACTGGTATGTTCCTACTTAACCTTTCTGGAATGAAAGCAAGCGTTACAGAGATGTTCGCCCATGGTCTTACATCCTCTGCTCTGTTTATGATGGCAGGCTTTATATACAACAGACTCCACACTTTCAACATGGAGTACCTGAAGGGCAGCGTGAAGTTTATGCCACTGTTTGCTGTCCTCGTAGTCATAACAGGCTTTTCTTCCATGGGTTTACCTGGTGGTTCTTCCTTCTGGGGTAAGTTCTTAACCATCGTAGGTGCCAGGGAGTGGTCCACTGTATGGGCCCTGTTGGTTGTGACTGGCGCCTTCTTTAGCGCCATTTACATACTTTATATGTTAAAAACCCTCTACCTGGACACAAAAGAAGAAAGTAGGCTTATACACTTTACTGACATAAGAGGGTTTAAGTTAGCAGCCTTCCTATCTGTTGTACTTCTTATGCCTGTAGTGGGTCTTTTCCCAAGCTTGATTTTTGGGTTCTTTGATCATGTGGTTAAAAAGATTCTTCTACTCGTAGGAGGTTCGCCTTGA
- a CDS encoding NADH-quinone oxidoreductase subunit N, protein MREQVQIEFPNLSLVVPELIVLVTAFTLFTLHLIHKRVNHALFTTVSITGYLISLLYILLNPGLSGSTFYGLYIRDPVSSLLQAVALVLTMLLLAFTYNYYKAKRSLYGEFYYILAFCLLGGMFLTSSYNLIILYVALEVVSISFYIMISLLRGDFLSKEGAFKYLILGGLSIAIASYGAGFMYLYSGSLDLRYILSHIGEDKRLLILGLVFFLFGFAIKIGAVPFHFWLPDAYQGAPTPITGYMASFGKIAFFAPLLRIMPLVQSHFENAWVYTISIIAALTMLYGNLVALVQKDVKRMLAYSSIAHSGYIMSAIAVAKVIGLKAALYFLVAYAFMGIGSFLVLTVLERLPDWQNRLEDFSGMRFWNPSVASYFAVFMFALLGVPPTVGFVGKALVFMSLSEKQLWWLAFVMILSTAISTGYYLRLVVLTFMKEGTQESILRPSLSERFLLGLLSVLVVLLGALPLLIWPYISVAAEVLFKGW, encoded by the coding sequence TTGAGAGAGCAAGTGCAGATAGAGTTCCCCAACCTATCCTTGGTAGTACCAGAGCTGATAGTTCTAGTGACGGCTTTTACCCTTTTTACCCTCCACCTTATACATAAAAGAGTAAACCATGCTCTGTTCACCACGGTAAGCATTACCGGCTACCTAATTTCCCTACTGTACATACTCCTAAACCCAGGACTTTCTGGATCTACCTTCTACGGCCTTTATATTAGAGATCCGGTTTCTTCTCTTCTGCAAGCTGTAGCTCTTGTACTAACGATGCTTCTTCTTGCATTTACTTACAACTACTACAAAGCAAAGAGGTCCCTTTATGGTGAGTTCTACTACATATTGGCCTTCTGCCTTTTAGGTGGTATGTTCTTGACAAGTTCCTACAACTTGATAATACTCTACGTAGCCCTTGAAGTGGTTTCCATATCCTTCTACATAATGATATCCCTGCTCAGGGGAGACTTCCTTTCAAAGGAGGGTGCCTTTAAGTACCTGATACTCGGAGGCCTTAGCATAGCCATAGCTTCGTACGGAGCCGGTTTTATGTACCTATACTCGGGATCCTTAGACTTAAGGTACATACTGTCACACATAGGGGAAGACAAACGCTTGCTTATTCTGGGCCTTGTGTTCTTCCTCTTTGGGTTTGCTATAAAGATAGGTGCTGTGCCTTTCCACTTCTGGCTTCCTGATGCCTATCAAGGAGCACCTACTCCTATAACTGGTTACATGGCATCCTTTGGCAAGATAGCCTTCTTTGCACCACTCCTTAGGATAATGCCCCTAGTGCAATCACACTTTGAAAACGCCTGGGTCTACACCATCTCCATAATCGCAGCCCTTACCATGCTCTACGGAAACCTAGTAGCTTTAGTGCAGAAGGATGTAAAGAGGATGCTTGCCTACTCATCAATAGCTCACTCAGGCTACATAATGTCCGCCATAGCTGTGGCAAAGGTTATAGGTCTAAAAGCTGCCCTTTACTTCTTAGTAGCTTATGCCTTTATGGGTATAGGGAGTTTTCTAGTCTTGACAGTCCTAGAAAGGTTGCCCGATTGGCAGAATAGGTTAGAAGATTTTTCAGGTATGCGCTTTTGGAACCCCTCTGTAGCTTCTTACTTTGCCGTGTTTATGTTCGCCCTTCTGGGTGTTCCACCTACGGTGGGTTTTGTAGGAAAGGCGTTGGTCTTCATGAGCCTTTCTGAAAAACAGCTATGGTGGTTGGCTTTTGTGATGATACTGTCAACAGCTATATCCACGGGCTACTATCTGAGACTTGTGGTCCTTACCTTTATGAAAGAAGGGACACAAGAAAGTATCCTTAGGCCTAGTTTAAGTGAAAGGTTTTTACTAGGACTTTTATCTGTTTTGGTGGTACTTTTAGGAGCATTACCTTTGCTTATATGGCCTTACATAAGCGTAGCAGCTGAAGTTCTCTTTAAGGGGTGGTAG